The following proteins are encoded in a genomic region of Luteitalea sp.:
- a CDS encoding NAD(P)H-hydrate dehydratase: MLLVDADPVSVVLASDGSRKRRQGLGEHGRLPAMRVLNTTQMREADRYTIHEIGIPSLVLMENAGRQVVSAMEAWFKPLADKRVAVVAGRGNNGGDGFVVARTLLDRVLDVGVFLIGRVQDVAGDARANLEILGRLGVSVVEVGDEQSWELHSSEALAADIVVDAIFGTGLKAPLHGVLQTVVADLNASGVPVVAVDVPSGLASDAHMVMGEAVQATLTVTMGAPKPAHVLPPASRHCGDLVVADIGIPPSVIDAVEGPRLEVVTQEMLGAHVEVRDPDAHKGDFGRILIVAGSMGKTGAAHLAAMGAIKSGAGLVTIATPRSCQPLLAVMAPEYMTVALPEDEEGRIIAEALEIVLAQPADVIAIGPGLGTSDAITTFLISLLEQSGVPLVLDADALNAFAADPLRLHARDGLDIIITPHPGEMARLLGSPTNEVQADRVAAARALAEQRDLHVILKGHRTLVASPDGAVSINVTGNPGMATGGTGDVLTGVVAAWLAQLLDPEAAARLAAYVHGLAGDLAQADCGEVAMSASDLLDHLGDAVLELQSGAGHDGRDEARGDPI; this comes from the coding sequence ATGCTCCTCGTCGATGCGGACCCTGTCTCAGTTGTACTCGCTTCGGATGGCAGCCGCAAGCGACGGCAGGGCCTGGGTGAGCATGGTAGATTACCCGCTATGCGCGTCTTGAACACCACGCAAATGCGTGAGGCCGACCGATACACGATCCACGAGATTGGCATTCCCTCCCTGGTGCTCATGGAGAACGCCGGTCGCCAGGTCGTCTCTGCCATGGAGGCGTGGTTCAAACCGCTCGCCGACAAGCGGGTCGCGGTGGTCGCAGGCCGTGGCAACAACGGCGGTGACGGGTTCGTGGTAGCGCGCACGCTCCTCGACCGCGTGCTCGACGTTGGGGTGTTCCTGATTGGCCGCGTGCAGGATGTCGCGGGCGACGCTCGCGCCAACCTGGAGATCCTCGGCAGGCTGGGAGTGTCGGTCGTCGAGGTTGGCGACGAGCAATCGTGGGAGCTCCACTCCTCCGAGGCACTGGCCGCCGACATCGTCGTGGACGCGATCTTTGGGACCGGCCTCAAGGCGCCGCTTCACGGCGTGCTGCAGACGGTCGTCGCGGACCTCAACGCCTCCGGCGTGCCGGTCGTGGCCGTGGACGTGCCGAGCGGCTTGGCCAGCGACGCCCACATGGTCATGGGCGAGGCCGTGCAGGCCACGCTCACAGTGACGATGGGCGCCCCAAAACCGGCGCATGTGCTGCCACCGGCCTCACGCCACTGCGGTGACCTCGTCGTGGCCGACATTGGCATTCCTCCGTCGGTCATCGATGCCGTCGAGGGACCGCGCCTCGAGGTCGTCACACAGGAGATGCTGGGCGCCCACGTCGAGGTGCGCGATCCGGACGCGCACAAGGGGGATTTCGGCCGCATCCTGATTGTGGCAGGCTCGATGGGGAAGACCGGCGCGGCGCATCTCGCGGCCATGGGAGCCATCAAGTCGGGCGCCGGCCTCGTGACGATTGCCACGCCGCGCTCTTGCCAGCCGCTGCTCGCCGTCATGGCGCCCGAGTACATGACGGTCGCATTGCCGGAGGACGAGGAGGGGCGCATCATCGCAGAAGCGCTCGAGATCGTCTTGGCTCAACCGGCCGACGTCATTGCCATCGGCCCAGGGCTTGGGACGAGCGACGCGATCACGACGTTCCTGATAAGCCTCCTGGAGCAGTCCGGCGTCCCCTTGGTACTGGACGCCGATGCGCTGAACGCATTTGCGGCCGATCCGCTGCGCCTTCACGCCCGCGATGGCCTGGACATCATCATCACGCCGCACCCGGGGGAGATGGCGCGTCTTCTGGGATCTCCGACCAACGAAGTCCAGGCCGACCGCGTGGCCGCCGCTCGTGCCCTCGCCGAGCAGCGCGACCTTCATGTGATTCTCAAGGGGCACCGAACGCTCGTCGCGTCGCCAGACGGCGCCGTGTCCATCAACGTCACGGGCAATCCAGGTATGGCAACCGGCGGCACTGGCGATGTCCTGACCGGTGTTGTCGCTGCATGGCTCGCGCAGCTTCTCGATCCGGAGGCGGCCGCTCGGCTGGCCGCTTACGTGCACGGGCTCGCGGGTGATCTTGCGCAGGCGGACTGTGGCGAGGTGGCGATGAGCGCCTCGGACCTCCTCGATCACTTGGGCGACGCCGTGTTGGAGCTGCAGTCTGGTGCCGGCCATGACGGCCGAGACGAGGCTCGAGGAGATCCCATCTGA
- a CDS encoding branched-chain amino acid aminotransferase — MAATVNIDGRICSEREATVSVFDHGLLFGEGVYETLRTYDGTPFLFAQHLARLRQSAERIALVLPFSDAELLDRLHATMSAADLPGEAYVRILLTRGVGDIMYDPRACPSPTLIIIVKPFVAPPEVTYQRGVKISLVSVVRNHPEALNPRIKSNNLINNALAMQEAYKHGAFEALMLNYRSEISECAQSNFFIVRDGEVLTAPLEAGILPGITRGLVFELGEQLSLPVREATLRYTDLPVADEAFLTSTTREIAPVVMIDDLTIGTGRPGPITTRLLWAFRGSRLELERARLEVRG; from the coding sequence ATGGCAGCCACGGTGAACATCGATGGACGCATCTGTAGCGAGCGTGAGGCCACGGTCTCGGTCTTCGACCACGGCCTGTTGTTTGGCGAGGGCGTCTACGAGACGCTGCGAACCTACGATGGCACACCGTTCCTCTTCGCGCAGCACCTCGCACGGCTCCGCCAGTCGGCCGAGCGGATCGCGCTTGTTCTGCCCTTTAGCGACGCCGAGCTTCTCGACCGTCTGCACGCGACCATGAGTGCGGCGGATCTTCCGGGAGAAGCGTACGTCCGGATTCTCTTGACGCGGGGCGTCGGCGACATCATGTACGATCCCCGAGCCTGCCCCTCCCCTACGCTCATCATCATCGTCAAGCCGTTCGTGGCGCCACCCGAGGTGACGTACCAACGCGGTGTGAAGATCTCCTTGGTGTCAGTGGTCCGCAATCACCCGGAAGCCCTCAACCCGCGCATCAAATCGAACAATCTAATCAACAACGCCCTGGCCATGCAGGAGGCATACAAGCACGGCGCCTTCGAAGCCCTGATGCTCAACTACAGGAGCGAGATCTCCGAGTGCGCCCAGAGCAACTTCTTCATCGTCCGCGACGGCGAGGTGCTCACGGCTCCGCTCGAAGCCGGGATCCTACCGGGCATCACGCGCGGGCTGGTGTTCGAGCTCGGCGAGCAGCTCAGTCTGCCGGTACGTGAGGCGACGTTGCGCTACACAGATCTCCCGGTGGCGGACGAAGCGTTCCTGACCAGCACGACACGTGAGATCGCACCGGTCGTCATGATCGATGATCTCACCATTGGAACAGGGCGCCCTGGGCCCATCACAACGCGACTTCTGTGGGCCTTTCGAGGTTCGAGGCTGGAGCTCGAAAGAGCGAGGTTAGAGGTTAGAGGTTAG
- the tsaE gene encoding tRNA (adenosine(37)-N6)-threonylcarbamoyltransferase complex ATPase subunit type 1 TsaE, which translates to MIRTVTISEPGTIALAARLAARLEPGGVLLLFGDLGAGKTAFVRGLAEGLGVPAEEVSSPTFTLVQEYRGGKLPLYHVDLYRLSPGEVDDLGLDALAPDGIIAIEWADRLPRPIPGAVEVRLEDEGDDNRQVTIVGLDLPREASATTKIARSNHEGHES; encoded by the coding sequence CTGATCCGCACGGTCACCATCAGTGAGCCAGGGACAATCGCCCTGGCGGCGCGGCTGGCGGCGCGCCTCGAGCCCGGCGGCGTGCTCCTGCTGTTCGGGGACTTGGGGGCCGGCAAGACGGCGTTCGTCCGCGGCCTCGCCGAGGGGCTCGGCGTCCCAGCGGAGGAGGTGAGTAGTCCCACCTTCACGCTCGTCCAGGAATACCGTGGCGGGAAGCTTCCGCTCTACCACGTCGACCTGTACCGGCTATCGCCCGGCGAGGTCGACGACCTCGGCCTCGATGCGCTCGCACCAGACGGTATCATCGCGATCGAGTGGGCCGATCGCCTACCGCGTCCGATTCCTGGCGCCGTCGAAGTGCGACTGGAAGACGAGGGTGACGACAACCGGCAGGTGACGATCGTTGGCCTCGACCTTCCTCGAGAGGCGTCGGCAACCACGAAGATCGCGAGGAGCAACCACGAAGGTCACGAGAGTTAA
- the secA gene encoding preprotein translocase subunit SecA, whose product MVDTLLAKVFGTQNERELKKLTPVVARINELESSIQALSDEDLRARTPQLRERVAGGESLDDLLPEAFAIVREAARRALQMRHYDVQLIGGMGLHHGTIAEMKTGEGKTLVATLPAYLNALEGQGVHIITVNDYLARRDSEWMGRIYRFLGMTVGVIQHELNDADRKAAYACDITYGTNNEFGFDYLRDNMKFELGSMVQRGHRFAIVDEVDSILIDEARTPLIISGPAEESTDLYYEVDRIIPRLKKGAVIQGNVKAEEREALEQTGDFIIDEKHKTSSLTESGMAKCEELLAQRLSPGGLYDPSNMPLLHHINQALRAHTLFRRDIDYVVNENGEVIIVDEFTGRLMPGRRWSDGLHQAVEAKENVKIERENQTLATITLQNYFRKYAKLAGMTGTAETEAEEFGKIYKLDVVVIPTNRPLIRLEEPDLVFRTEEEKWDAIVGEIIEKHETGRPVLVGTVSIAKSERIAGLLHRRGTKHVVLNAKFHAKEAEIVAQAGRKSVVTIATNMAGRGTDILLGGNAEFLARQACLREEGAERLAKGQERFVDDEEFVYFYHIDGFFRVPAPIYQRYLEAFKAQCDAEHDEVVGVGGLHIIGTERHEARRIDNQLRGRAGRQGDPGSSRFYLSLQDDLMRIFGSANVSGLMQRLGMEEGVPIESRMVTKAIARAQKQVEAQNFSIRKHLLEYDDVMNKQRENVYALRRQILEGKIRLEDADVGMREYLRVLGEEALDSCIDTYCSADTDPAEWDIGKLREEAMQIFGLEAADLDGIPFEQQSDEELSDTLWAVVSKKYDAKEMTVGREILALPEDLALRIIDRATLERVSALEPGARDAAAGRAVLEPIERSLALQIVDQQWKDHLYSLDHLKEGIGLRGYGQRDPLVEYKKESFSLFQAMKERIDDETVKYLWRLRPVLTMGPEMPARRQTPRRPAAALEARHEAAPAFVGGGRAPASAGQPRPARTGGDDVVRTVRRDMPKVGRNDPCPCGSGKKYKKCHGAAAQERSAH is encoded by the coding sequence ATCGTCGATACCCTTCTCGCCAAGGTCTTCGGGACACAGAACGAGCGTGAGCTCAAGAAGCTGACGCCCGTCGTCGCGCGCATCAACGAGCTCGAGTCCTCCATCCAAGCCCTGAGTGACGAGGATCTCCGCGCGCGCACGCCGCAGCTGCGCGAGCGCGTGGCGGGCGGCGAATCATTGGACGACCTGCTGCCGGAGGCATTCGCCATCGTGCGCGAAGCGGCACGGCGGGCGCTGCAGATGCGCCACTACGACGTGCAGCTCATTGGCGGCATGGGGCTGCACCACGGCACGATCGCGGAGATGAAGACCGGTGAGGGCAAGACGCTCGTTGCCACCCTGCCGGCGTATCTGAACGCTCTCGAAGGCCAGGGCGTTCACATCATCACCGTCAACGACTACCTCGCCAGACGCGACTCGGAATGGATGGGACGGATCTACCGCTTCCTCGGTATGACCGTTGGCGTCATCCAACACGAGCTGAACGACGCGGACCGCAAGGCGGCGTACGCGTGCGACATCACGTACGGGACCAACAACGAGTTCGGCTTCGACTATCTTCGCGACAACATGAAGTTCGAGCTCGGCTCGATGGTGCAGCGCGGGCACCGGTTCGCAATCGTCGACGAGGTCGATAGCATTCTGATTGACGAGGCGCGGACGCCGCTCATCATCTCGGGCCCCGCGGAGGAGTCCACAGACCTCTACTACGAGGTGGACCGCATCATCCCGCGGCTCAAGAAGGGCGCGGTGATCCAGGGCAACGTCAAGGCCGAAGAGCGCGAGGCGCTCGAGCAGACCGGCGATTTCATCATCGACGAGAAGCACAAGACATCCTCGCTCACCGAGAGCGGCATGGCGAAGTGCGAGGAGCTGCTGGCGCAGCGGCTGAGCCCCGGCGGGCTGTACGACCCGTCGAATATGCCGTTACTACACCACATCAACCAGGCGTTGCGCGCCCATACGCTGTTCCGTCGCGACATCGACTATGTCGTCAACGAGAATGGCGAGGTGATCATCGTCGACGAGTTCACCGGGCGCTTGATGCCGGGACGTCGATGGAGCGACGGCTTGCATCAGGCGGTCGAGGCCAAAGAGAACGTCAAGATCGAGCGCGAGAACCAGACGCTCGCCACCATCACGCTCCAGAACTACTTCCGCAAGTACGCCAAGCTCGCGGGCATGACCGGCACGGCCGAGACCGAGGCAGAGGAGTTCGGCAAAATCTACAAGCTCGACGTGGTCGTCATCCCAACCAACCGACCGCTCATTCGGCTCGAAGAGCCGGATCTGGTCTTCCGCACCGAAGAAGAGAAGTGGGACGCGATCGTTGGCGAGATCATCGAGAAGCACGAGACGGGCCGTCCCGTGCTGGTCGGCACGGTGTCGATCGCGAAATCAGAGCGCATTGCGGGGCTCCTCCATCGGCGGGGCACCAAGCACGTGGTGCTCAACGCGAAGTTTCATGCCAAAGAGGCAGAAATCGTCGCGCAAGCCGGGCGCAAGAGCGTTGTGACGATCGCCACCAACATGGCAGGCCGCGGCACCGACATCCTGCTTGGCGGGAACGCGGAGTTCCTGGCGCGGCAGGCGTGCCTGCGTGAGGAGGGCGCCGAGCGGCTCGCCAAGGGGCAGGAGCGCTTCGTCGACGACGAAGAGTTCGTCTACTTCTACCACATCGATGGCTTCTTCCGCGTGCCCGCGCCGATCTATCAACGCTATCTCGAGGCGTTCAAGGCACAGTGCGACGCTGAGCACGACGAGGTAGTGGGGGTTGGAGGGCTCCACATCATCGGCACCGAGCGGCACGAGGCGCGGCGGATCGACAATCAGCTGCGCGGCCGCGCGGGCCGTCAGGGCGACCCCGGCTCATCGCGCTTCTATCTGTCGCTCCAAGACGACCTGATGCGGATCTTCGGGTCGGCCAACGTCTCTGGCTTGATGCAACGACTCGGGATGGAAGAGGGCGTCCCGATCGAGAGCCGGATGGTGACCAAGGCCATCGCACGCGCACAGAAACAGGTGGAAGCGCAGAACTTCTCGATCCGCAAGCATCTGCTCGAGTACGACGACGTGATGAACAAGCAGCGCGAGAACGTCTACGCGCTGCGCCGCCAGATCCTCGAGGGCAAGATTCGGCTCGAGGATGCCGACGTAGGCATGCGCGAGTACCTCCGGGTGCTCGGCGAGGAAGCGCTCGATTCCTGCATCGACACGTACTGCAGTGCCGACACCGACCCCGCGGAATGGGACATCGGCAAGCTGCGTGAAGAAGCGATGCAGATCTTCGGTCTCGAGGCCGCGGACCTGGACGGGATCCCCTTCGAGCAGCAGAGCGATGAAGAGCTGAGCGACACGCTCTGGGCGGTCGTCTCGAAGAAGTACGACGCCAAGGAAATGACCGTCGGCCGTGAGATCCTCGCGCTGCCCGAGGATCTCGCGCTCCGGATCATCGATCGAGCGACGCTCGAGCGGGTGTCGGCCCTCGAGCCGGGCGCGCGCGACGCGGCAGCCGGACGGGCGGTTCTCGAGCCCATCGAGCGGAGCCTGGCGCTCCAAATCGTCGATCAGCAGTGGAAGGATCACCTCTACAGCCTCGATCACCTCAAGGAAGGTATCGGGCTCCGTGGCTACGGCCAGCGCGACCCGCTCGTCGAATACAAGAAAGAAAGCTTCAGTCTGTTCCAGGCGATGAAGGAGCGGATCGATGACGAGACGGTCAAGTACCTGTGGCGGCTGCGGCCGGTCCTGACCATGGGACCAGAGATGCCCGCCCGGCGGCAGACGCCCCGGCGACCGGCGGCGGCCCTGGAGGCGCGGCACGAGGCAGCGCCCGCCTTCGTGGGCGGAGGACGTGCCCCAGCATCCGCCGGTCAGCCACGGCCGGCGCGGACTGGTGGCGATGACGTGGTGCGCACGGTCCGGCGGGATATGCCAAAGGTCGGACGGAACGACCCGTGCCCGTGCGGCAGCGGCAAGAAGTACAAGAAGTGCCACGGCGCCGCCGCACAGGAGAGGTCAGCGCATTGA
- the guaB gene encoding IMP dehydrogenase: protein MITALTPGSQIERGLVTALTFDDVLLVPRGSDVLPSQVDVSTRFTRHLRLNVPLVTAAMDTVTESEMAIAIAQQGGLGIIHKNLSIEEHAREVDRVKRSESGMIVNPITLSPQHRLSDAQTLMRQYRISGVPITDDGQKEGHLVGILTNRDLRFEARLDRPIAEVMTRRDLITVPVGTTLDQAREILHEHKVEKLLVVDQEFRLKGLITVKDIQKAIKYPRACKDELGRLRVGAAIGIAKDTMERAEALVTAHVDVLVVDTAHGHSQGVLDAVATLRKRFPDIDLVAGNVATAAGTEALSRLGVDAVKVGIGSGSICTTRVIAGIGVPMITAIAECARAAEQFGVPIIADGGVRYSGDIPKALAVGASSVMIGSLFAGTDESPGEMILYQGRSFKDYRGMGSIGAMRRGSRDRYFQDEFELEAMADGDGAEKLVPEGIEGRVAHKGSVAAMAHQLVGGLRASMGYCGARTIEQLQREAQLIRVTPAGHREGHVHDVIITKEAPNYRVE from the coding sequence ATGATCACCGCGCTCACGCCAGGCTCGCAGATCGAGCGAGGCCTCGTCACGGCGCTGACCTTTGACGATGTACTGTTGGTGCCGCGCGGGTCGGATGTGCTGCCGAGCCAGGTAGACGTCTCGACACGTTTCACACGCCACCTTCGACTCAACGTGCCGCTCGTCACGGCGGCCATGGACACCGTCACCGAGTCTGAGATGGCCATCGCCATCGCACAGCAAGGTGGTCTTGGAATCATTCACAAGAACCTGTCGATCGAGGAGCATGCTCGAGAAGTGGACCGCGTCAAGCGCTCCGAAAGCGGGATGATCGTCAATCCAATCACGCTCTCACCGCAACATCGGCTGAGCGATGCGCAGACGCTCATGAGGCAGTACCGCATCTCGGGCGTGCCGATTACCGACGACGGACAGAAGGAGGGCCATCTCGTTGGCATCCTCACGAACCGCGACCTCAGGTTCGAAGCGAGGCTGGACCGCCCGATTGCCGAGGTGATGACGCGACGGGATCTGATCACCGTGCCTGTCGGAACGACCCTCGACCAAGCGCGCGAGATCCTGCACGAGCACAAGGTTGAAAAGCTGCTGGTCGTGGATCAGGAGTTCCGGCTCAAGGGCCTCATCACCGTCAAGGACATCCAAAAGGCCATCAAGTATCCCCGGGCCTGCAAGGACGAGCTCGGTCGCCTGCGTGTCGGCGCCGCGATTGGCATCGCCAAAGACACGATGGAGCGCGCCGAGGCGCTCGTCACGGCACATGTCGATGTGCTGGTCGTCGATACGGCGCACGGTCACTCGCAGGGTGTGCTCGATGCGGTGGCCACCTTGCGCAAGCGCTTCCCGGACATCGACCTCGTCGCCGGCAACGTGGCAACGGCCGCCGGCACCGAAGCCTTGAGCCGGCTCGGCGTGGACGCAGTGAAGGTAGGTATCGGATCCGGATCGATCTGTACGACGCGCGTCATCGCCGGGATAGGCGTGCCAATGATCACGGCCATCGCCGAGTGTGCGCGTGCCGCAGAACAGTTCGGCGTGCCGATCATTGCAGATGGGGGCGTCAGATACTCCGGCGATATTCCGAAAGCGCTCGCCGTGGGCGCGAGCTCGGTGATGATCGGAAGCCTCTTCGCGGGGACCGACGAAAGCCCCGGCGAGATGATTCTGTATCAGGGCCGGAGCTTCAAGGACTACCGCGGGATGGGATCGATTGGCGCGATGCGCCGAGGCAGCCGCGACCGCTACTTCCAGGACGAGTTCGAGCTCGAGGCGATGGCGGACGGTGACGGAGCGGAGAAGCTCGTGCCGGAAGGTATCGAGGGACGTGTCGCTCACAAAGGGAGCGTGGCTGCCATGGCGCACCAGCTGGTCGGCGGCCTGCGGGCGAGCATGGGCTACTGCGGCGCCCGCACCATCGAGCAGCTACAGCGCGAAGCACAGCTGATTCGCGTCACCCCGGCGGGCCACCGCGAGGGCCACGTCCACGACGTCATCATTACCAAGGAAGCACCGAACTACCGCGTCGAGTGA